From the Kiritimatiellaceae bacterium genome, one window contains:
- a CDS encoding nucleoside-diphosphate kinase has protein sequence MAKELGFVMITPHSLRKSRTGGIIGRFSRIEGLEFVASRMFGPSQDLVNHYAELLRKNPDITPDKRDILADYVLRAFGPETDTGRPHRVMMLLFEGEDAIKKIYAAAGGFDDTQESSDTVRGTYGDCIRDSAGKVIYFEPSVLVAPSLASAKQTLSLWLKYAERDGGLVKNALSLPDADVQKTLVIIKPDNFRFPSSRPGNIIDLFSRSGLRIVGAQVHRMSMAEAKEFYGPVQPVLREKLCGRTTDKACAALEKEFGFAMPAEVKEALCKTLGPYYGDYTFYEIMQFMTGLWCPDVPASEMTTDGKVRCLALIYAGKDAVNKIRNILGPTDPSKAQPGSVRKEYGSDIMVNAAHASDSAENAQREIGIIKPERNQLKTWFDKYYA, from the coding sequence ATGGCAAAAGAACTAGGATTTGTGATGATCACCCCCCACTCCTTGCGCAAATCGCGCACCGGAGGAATCATCGGCCGGTTCAGCCGGATCGAGGGTCTCGAGTTTGTCGCCTCGCGCATGTTCGGCCCGAGTCAGGATCTGGTTAATCACTACGCCGAGCTGCTGCGCAAAAATCCGGACATCACGCCGGACAAGCGCGACATTCTCGCTGACTACGTTTTGCGCGCCTTCGGCCCCGAAACCGACACCGGCCGACCGCACCGCGTCATGATGCTGCTGTTCGAAGGCGAAGACGCCATCAAAAAAATCTATGCCGCCGCCGGCGGTTTTGACGACACGCAGGAATCGTCCGACACCGTGCGCGGAACGTACGGCGATTGTATCCGCGATTCCGCCGGTAAAGTGATTTATTTTGAGCCATCCGTGCTGGTGGCTCCCAGTCTGGCTTCGGCCAAACAAACCCTTTCGCTCTGGCTGAAATATGCCGAACGCGACGGCGGACTGGTCAAAAACGCCCTCAGCCTGCCGGATGCCGACGTGCAGAAAACGCTCGTCATCATCAAGCCGGATAACTTCCGCTTCCCCAGCTCACGCCCCGGCAACATCATCGACCTGTTCTCGCGCTCCGGTCTGCGCATTGTCGGCGCACAGGTTCACCGGATGAGCATGGCCGAAGCCAAGGAATTTTACGGCCCGGTTCAGCCGGTTCTGCGCGAAAAACTCTGCGGACGCACCACCGATAAGGCCTGCGCCGCTCTCGAAAAAGAATTCGGATTCGCAATGCCCGCTGAAGTCAAAGAGGCGCTCTGCAAAACCCTCGGCCCGTACTACGGGGATTATACATTTTATGAGATCATGCAGTTTATGACCGGCCTGTGGTGCCCCGATGTTCCGGCTTCAGAAATGACCACCGATGGCAAAGTGCGCTGCCTTGCGCTGATCTATGCCGGCAAAGACGCCGTGAACAAAATCCGCAACATTCTCGGCCCGACCGATCCGAGCAAAGCTCAGCCCGGTTCCGTACGCAAAGAATACGGCAGCGATATCATGGTCAACGCCGCACACGCCTCTGACTCCGCTGAAAACGCCCAGCGCGAAATCGGCATCATTAAACCCGAGCGGAATCAGCTCAAAACTTGGTTCGACAAATATTATGCATGA
- a CDS encoding tetratricopeptide repeat protein, translating to MSKLIERALEEERWFEARVLIRDALQQEPDNHWLITRLGLTYYEQRQYKRALQYTRKALALAPQCPLVLWDYAGCLEMLDQPQEALDIYRRLIRRGVDRLADGDCGEGIVWARGLVADCHYRVARCYQACDNKKQARTAYRRHLALRESGCRSIYPKSEVKKELQQLNAVCR from the coding sequence ATGAGCAAACTAATCGAAAGAGCCTTGGAGGAAGAACGCTGGTTTGAAGCGCGGGTTTTGATACGGGATGCGCTGCAACAGGAGCCGGACAATCATTGGTTGATTACCCGTCTCGGGTTAACTTATTACGAACAGCGGCAATACAAACGCGCGCTTCAGTACACTCGGAAAGCACTTGCCCTTGCTCCGCAGTGTCCTCTCGTTCTTTGGGATTATGCAGGATGTCTGGAAATGCTTGACCAACCGCAAGAGGCGCTCGACATCTACCGTCGGCTTATCAGGCGAGGTGTTGATCGTCTTGCCGATGGAGATTGTGGTGAAGGAATAGTCTGGGCAAGAGGCTTGGTTGCGGACTGCCATTACAGGGTGGCGCGCTGCTACCAAGCCTGTGACAACAAAAAGCAAGCTCGCACGGCATATCGACGCCACCTTGCCCTTCGAGAATCAGGTTGCCGATCAATCTATCCGAAAAGCGAAGTTAAAAAGGAACTGCAACAGCTGAACGCAGTTTGCCGCTAA
- a CDS encoding site-2 protease family protein gives MKEDIAIRSFSSQDEARDVALKLEIEGIPCRVTTEMSGICTTLFVTPDYFDAAAQIIGDDGFELAPLSEELDEGGAETGQNTNTEDLLAHISVELDAIAGTQKTLWQNLGALVVSLILFMSFGLFSASIAGVALLVGVIFVHECGHFIGMKLLRYKDIKMFFIPLFGAAVSGTETAPSDLRKAVISLLGPVPGIIIGIAVGIAYLRTGQPFLADAARTFLFLNTFNLLPFHPLDGGRFFDAVLFSRHPKLEIGFKIITALILGWVAVESKTALLGVFAFISLLSLRNTYISAGVARAVRNQLSECDHTDSYTVPSQCLPMLVTLLQAKLPAGRADPKLIARYVTEIWQRVRNKRCSTGSSVGLLLCYGFFILLGISSGPIFQAASIMKERKTEVISRTLPTGDTTRIQIVSIRGQKFSETQINDDGLFHGSQTAWHMFTTNRSKEGRWKDGYWHGEWKSWDAEGRLTGITEYDMGNPVRYQKLINGEMRDVPRDEWSRVMKMVKQDKPRGINERR, from the coding sequence ATGAAAGAAGACATCGCAATTAGGAGCTTTTCGTCGCAGGACGAGGCGAGAGACGTTGCACTCAAACTTGAGATAGAGGGCATACCTTGTCGGGTTACGACGGAAATGAGCGGCATTTGCACCACGTTGTTTGTAACCCCGGACTATTTTGATGCAGCAGCTCAAATAATAGGAGATGACGGATTCGAGCTTGCCCCATTGTCAGAAGAGCTTGATGAGGGGGGCGCAGAAACGGGACAGAACACAAATACAGAGGATCTTCTTGCGCATATTTCAGTAGAACTGGATGCGATTGCAGGGACGCAAAAAACTCTATGGCAGAATCTAGGGGCGCTGGTCGTGTCCCTGATCTTGTTCATGAGCTTCGGGCTTTTCAGCGCTTCGATCGCCGGAGTTGCACTGCTTGTTGGTGTTATTTTTGTGCACGAATGCGGCCACTTCATCGGCATGAAGCTTTTGCGATACAAAGACATCAAGATGTTCTTCATTCCTCTGTTTGGGGCTGCCGTTTCCGGCACGGAAACCGCCCCTAGCGATTTGCGAAAAGCTGTTATTTCGCTTCTTGGGCCTGTCCCTGGGATTATCATCGGTATCGCTGTCGGGATTGCTTATTTAAGAACCGGACAACCGTTTCTTGCTGATGCCGCGCGAACATTTCTATTCTTGAACACCTTCAATCTGCTTCCGTTTCACCCGCTTGATGGAGGACGCTTCTTTGATGCCGTGCTTTTTTCACGGCATCCGAAACTCGAAATCGGGTTTAAAATTATTACGGCGCTTATTCTCGGCTGGGTGGCAGTGGAATCGAAAACTGCGCTCCTTGGGGTGTTTGCTTTTATATCGCTCTTGTCTCTGCGCAATACCTACATTTCAGCAGGTGTTGCACGTGCGGTCAGAAACCAGTTGAGTGAATGTGATCACACCGATTCCTATACGGTTCCATCACAATGCCTGCCAATGCTGGTCACCTTGCTTCAGGCAAAACTTCCCGCCGGGCGGGCGGATCCGAAGCTCATTGCTCGATATGTTACTGAAATTTGGCAAAGAGTTCGGAATAAACGGTGCTCAACGGGTTCTTCAGTAGGGCTCCTCTTGTGTTATGGATTTTTCATTTTGTTGGGCATTAGCTCGGGGCCCATATTTCAGGCGGCTTCTATTATGAAGGAGCGTAAAACAGAAGTTATTTCACGCACCTTGCCAACCGGTGATACAACGCGCATTCAGATAGTATCAATACGCGGGCAGAAGTTCTCTGAAACACAAATCAACGACGATGGCTTGTTTCACGGATCACAGACCGCGTGGCATATGTTTACGACAAACAGGAGCAAAGAAGGGCGTTGGAAAGACGGCTATTGGCATGGTGAATGGAAATCTTGGGATGCGGAGGGGCGGCTGACCGGGATTACGGAATATGATATGGGCAACCCCGTTCGATATCAGAAATTGATTAATGGTGAGATGCGAGATGTTCCGCGCGACGAGTGGTCGCGCGTTATGAAGATGGTAAAACAAGACAAACCGCGTGGCATCAATGAACGTAGATAG
- a CDS encoding HEAT repeat domain-containing protein yields MKSPMLPSEHQAAVQRALHLGRSGNPAALPELIELSRLPSNEVQRLAASAIGKLADFGADVGMAVAALAPLALHGRHPQTQQYAIRALKKFGAAAQTHVPDLRDAARNPGNPNYVRAAAKTAADAIELAAQDAGAGVKHRCKRCNVTVSAEEYARANEVFQRVFCDRCFDEVFLERRNFETQVEINKTIEARDGTLVQSEGERRIAEWLTAHGLAYRYDAKYRIIGEFQIRPDFYLPEVDLYIEYWGLDTPQYKMSMYKKQTLYQQEGKRLVSVYPKDLPVLDHLLTSKFRLFGVSL; encoded by the coding sequence ATGAAAAGCCCGATGCTGCCATCTGAACACCAAGCCGCCGTACAAAGGGCTTTGCACCTCGGGCGCAGCGGCAACCCGGCGGCATTACCGGAACTGATCGAACTGTCGCGCCTTCCTTCGAACGAGGTGCAGCGTTTAGCGGCTTCTGCCATCGGCAAGCTGGCGGATTTCGGTGCCGATGTCGGGATGGCTGTGGCAGCGCTGGCCCCGTTAGCGCTGCATGGGCGACATCCTCAGACACAGCAATACGCCATCCGCGCACTCAAAAAATTCGGGGCCGCCGCTCAGACGCATGTGCCGGACCTGCGCGACGCCGCCCGTAATCCAGGCAACCCCAACTATGTGCGGGCCGCCGCCAAGACTGCTGCCGATGCAATTGAGCTGGCCGCACAGGATGCCGGAGCCGGAGTAAAGCACCGGTGTAAACGATGCAACGTCACGGTTTCCGCTGAAGAATACGCGCGGGCCAACGAAGTTTTTCAGCGCGTGTTCTGCGACCGCTGTTTTGACGAGGTGTTTCTGGAACGGCGCAATTTTGAAACGCAGGTCGAGATCAACAAAACCATCGAAGCGCGGGACGGCACACTGGTGCAGTCGGAAGGTGAGCGGCGTATCGCCGAATGGTTGACGGCGCACGGGCTGGCCTACCGCTACGACGCAAAGTACCGCATCATCGGCGAATTTCAGATCCGGCCTGACTTTTATCTGCCCGAGGTGGATCTTTATATCGAATACTGGGGGCTGGATACGCCGCAGTACAAAATGAGCATGTACAAAAAACAGACACTCTATCAGCAGGAAGGCAAGCGACTCGTCTCCGTCTATCCGAAAGATTTGCCGGTGCTGGACCATTTGCTGACATCCAAGTTCCGGCTCTTTGGGGTCAGTTTGTGA
- a CDS encoding aspartate/tyrosine/aromatic aminotransferase, translating to MWKNVTPAPEDAILGLTEAFKKDTRFAKINLGVGVYKDEEGHTPILESVKAAEKLIFEKENTKSYMPIAGEKSYGDEVQKMIFGALCNRSATVHTPGGTGALRVAADLLAKFSSKTIWVSNPTWANHNNIFEAAGLTVKTYPYYNATTKDLDADGFFTALEKIPAGDCVLLHACCHNPSGVDISAEQWKQVAKIAQKNGWSALVDFAYQGFGESIEADRVGVEALLASGIDFFIASSFSKNFGLYRDRTGALTAVAATPADAETAMSHMMATARVLYSNPPAHGGMIVTTILKDKELSKLWRNELDAMRDRIAQARAALADGLTERGVPMDCSFMTKQKGMFSFSGLNKDQVKFLREEKAVYIVGSGRINVAGLTPGNMGFVCDVVAEAMKR from the coding sequence ATGTGGAAAAATGTGACCCCCGCCCCTGAAGATGCCATCCTCGGACTGACCGAGGCGTTCAAAAAAGATACGCGCTTCGCCAAGATCAACCTCGGCGTCGGCGTTTACAAAGACGAAGAAGGTCATACTCCGATTCTGGAGTCGGTCAAAGCCGCCGAAAAACTGATCTTCGAAAAAGAAAACACCAAGTCGTACATGCCGATCGCCGGAGAAAAATCCTACGGCGACGAAGTCCAGAAGATGATCTTCGGTGCGCTGTGCAACCGCTCCGCCACCGTTCACACGCCCGGCGGAACCGGAGCTCTGCGCGTCGCCGCCGATCTGCTGGCCAAGTTCAGCAGCAAAACCATCTGGGTCAGCAATCCGACCTGGGCCAATCACAACAACATCTTCGAAGCCGCCGGTCTGACCGTCAAAACCTATCCCTATTACAACGCGACCACCAAAGACCTCGACGCTGACGGCTTCTTCACCGCGCTCGAAAAAATTCCGGCGGGCGACTGCGTTCTCCTGCATGCCTGTTGCCATAATCCGAGCGGTGTCGATATTTCTGCCGAACAGTGGAAACAGGTTGCAAAAATCGCGCAGAAAAACGGCTGGTCTGCGCTGGTGGACTTCGCCTATCAGGGCTTCGGCGAAAGCATCGAAGCCGACCGCGTCGGCGTCGAAGCACTGCTGGCCAGCGGTATTGATTTTTTCATCGCCAGCTCCTTCTCCAAAAACTTCGGCCTCTACCGCGACCGTACCGGCGCGCTGACCGCCGTCGCCGCCACGCCGGCCGACGCCGAAACCGCCATGAGCCACATGATGGCCACGGCCCGCGTGCTTTATTCCAATCCGCCCGCGCACGGCGGCATGATCGTCACCACGATTCTGAAGGACAAGGAACTTTCCAAACTCTGGAGAAACGAACTCGACGCCATGCGCGACCGGATCGCTCAGGCTCGCGCGGCGCTCGCCGACGGACTCACCGAACGCGGCGTACCGATGGACTGCTCGTTCATGACGAAGCAGAAAGGGATGTTCTCCTTCAGCGGACTGAACAAAGATCAGGTCAAATTCCTGCGCGAAGAAAAAGCCGTTTACATCGTCGGCTCCGGCCGCATCAACGTCGCCGGACTCACGCCCGGTAACATGGGATTCGTCTGCGACGTCGTCGCCGAAGCGATGAAGCGCTGA